Proteins co-encoded in one Nicotiana sylvestris chromosome 7, ASM39365v2, whole genome shotgun sequence genomic window:
- the LOC104244305 gene encoding LOW QUALITY PROTEIN: zinc transporter 6, chloroplastic (The sequence of the model RefSeq protein was modified relative to this genomic sequence to represent the inferred CDS: inserted 1 base in 1 codon): MGLCVTDTARALACRGSKGAPNLKLVSIFMIFFTSVIGVTLPVFLARLFHGKPVYDKTILIIKCFAAGVILSTSLVHVLPDAFNTLSDCQVSFRHPWKDFPFSGLITLIGVLMALLVDLTATSHVESHGQADHSQNRNKDYTPVVTCEELETVSKKTDTGDIIEEEELVKLKQRLVSQVLEIGIIFHSVIIGVTLGMSRNECTXRPLVAALSFHQIFEGMGLGGCIAQAGFCFGTKAYMSFMFSVTTPMVIVLGMIMFSITGYDDTSPNALILEGLLGSLSSGILIYMALVDLIALDFFHNKVMSGQPFLKKASFLALVLGSTSMSILALWA; this comes from the exons ATGGGTTTGTGTGTCACCGATACAGCGCGAGCTTTAGCCTGTAGAGGCAGTAAAGGGGCACCAAATCTCAAACTTGTTTCAATATTCATGATATTCTTCACTAGTGTTATCGGCGTAACGTTACCGGTTTTTTTAGCCCGCTTGTTTCATGGGAAACCGGTTTACGATAAGACAATTCTAATAATCAAGTGCTTCGCGGCTGGTGTGATTCTTTCCACGTCGCTCGTTCACGTCCTTCCAGATGCCTTTAATACTCTTTCCGATTGTCAGGTTTCTTTCCGTCATCCATGGAAGGATTTCCCGTTTTCCGGTCTCATAACATTGATCGGTGTATTAATGGCATTGTTAGTTGACTTGACGGCGACTTCTCATGTGGAAAGTCATGGGCAGGCTGATCATAGTCAAAATCGTAATAAAGATTATACACCAGTTGTGACATGTGAAGAATTAGAAACGGTGAGTAAAAAAACGGATACTGGGGATATCATCGAGGAAGAGGAATTGGTGAAACTGAAGCAGAGATTGGTATCGCAGGTGTTGGAAATAGGAATAATTTTTCATTCTGTTATAATAGGGGTGACTCTGGGGATGTCTCGGAATGAGTGCA TTAGACCGCTTGTGGCTGCACTATCCTTTCACCAGATATTTGAAGGAATGGGTCTTGGAGGTTGCATTGCTCAG GCGGGATTTTGCTTTGGAACGAAAGCCTACATGAGCTTCATGTTCTCAGTGACAACACCAATGGTTATAGTATTGGGGATGATAATGTTCTCAATAACAGGGTACGACGACACAAGCCCAAATGCATTAATCCTTGAAGGTTTACTGGGATCTTTGTCTTCTGGTATACTTATATATATGGCTCTCGTTGATCTTATTGCTCTTGATTTCTTTCACAACAAAGTGATGAGTGGCCAACCATTCTTGAAAAAGGCATCTTTTTTAGCTCTTGTTCTTGGTTCTACATCTATGTCAATCCTTGCTCTTTGGGCTTGA